A window from Lactiplantibacillus pentosus encodes these proteins:
- the mltG gene encoding endolytic transglycosylase MltG codes for MEGRVLNNNQDNQDQKDQNDQQDHGVSEPNRVDQKERKKFSKRVIGGVVGILIALLVIIGVLGYRYFDNATQPYNSKDNRVVQVDIPYGASSKKIADILQRDKVIKSGFVFEYWTKAHNLSNFHAGYYQLKPSMSLSQIAKALNKGGSSEPLQSSSGKVLIVEGSQIKTIAKTVQKQTDFTSAEFLALMKNETFIKSLAKKYPQLLGSAMSAKKVRYRLEGYLFPATYVVGKKTTLKQLVTQMVSKTNDELEPYYAKIKKSKMSVQEVMTLASLVEREGSTTKDRRLIAGVFLNRLAAKWRLDSDISVFYAINSNKSTLTNKDLQNDSPYNLRLHLGYGPGPFNSPSLTSIKAVLDPAQRSKGYMYFVADLKTGDVYYAKTAAGHAANIKKVSKHNEAAEN; via the coding sequence ATGGAGGGGCGAGTCTTGAATAACAACCAGGATAACCAGGATCAAAAAGATCAAAATGATCAACAGGATCATGGGGTAAGTGAGCCAAATCGTGTCGATCAAAAAGAACGTAAAAAGTTCTCCAAGCGCGTTATTGGTGGTGTCGTTGGTATCTTAATCGCGTTGTTAGTCATTATTGGGGTGCTGGGTTACCGGTATTTTGATAATGCAACGCAACCTTACAATAGCAAGGATAATCGGGTCGTCCAAGTTGATATCCCGTACGGCGCAAGTAGTAAGAAGATTGCCGATATCCTCCAGCGTGACAAAGTGATCAAGAGTGGCTTTGTGTTTGAATATTGGACCAAAGCGCATAACTTGTCGAACTTCCACGCCGGCTATTATCAGTTGAAGCCATCAATGTCGCTGTCGCAAATTGCGAAGGCACTGAACAAGGGTGGCTCATCTGAACCACTGCAAAGTTCCAGCGGTAAGGTCTTAATTGTCGAAGGTAGTCAGATTAAGACGATTGCCAAGACAGTTCAGAAGCAAACTGACTTCACGTCGGCAGAATTTTTGGCCTTGATGAAGAATGAAACATTTATCAAATCATTGGCTAAGAAATATCCGCAACTGTTGGGTTCAGCGATGAGTGCTAAAAAAGTACGTTATCGCCTTGAAGGGTATTTGTTCCCTGCAACTTACGTGGTGGGTAAGAAGACCACGTTGAAGCAGTTAGTCACCCAAATGGTTTCTAAGACTAATGACGAGCTAGAACCATACTATGCGAAGATCAAGAAGTCGAAGATGTCCGTGCAAGAAGTGATGACGTTAGCTTCATTGGTTGAGCGTGAAGGTAGTACGACGAAGGATCGCCGTTTGATTGCGGGTGTCTTCTTGAATCGATTAGCCGCTAAATGGCGACTTGATTCAGATATTTCCGTGTTCTATGCGATTAATTCTAACAAGTCGACGTTAACGAACAAGGACTTGCAAAATGATTCACCATATAACTTGCGACTACACTTGGGTTACGGTCCTGGACCATTCAACAGTCCAAGCTTGACTTCAATCAAGGCTGTGCTTGATCCTGCGCAACGTAGCAAGGGTTACATGTACTTTGTCGCTGATTTGAAGACCGGTGACGTCTACTACGCGAAGACCGCAGCTGGGCATGCAGCAAATATCAAAAAGGTTTCGAAACACAACGAAGCCGCTGAAAACTAA
- a CDS encoding LiaF transmembrane domain-containing protein gives MRKNWFWPIFLIASAVILITSQLGLFSYHLSLLTVFFTLILVACLGSSLRYLNMSGIVFSVAFLAIIYARPLGITRLVPWTILGAALLLSIGLSMLIRPRYYRYHRSHYHHHEHHRDTEENVGTINDDHVNLDISLGNSIRYIHSEHFKSATLNVSMAGAKVYFDDVNIQDNQATISVDVSLGSLELYLPKTWQVQEAISNSMGHVSTEGTPLTAGPGVTINGSVSLGELRIIYI, from the coding sequence ATGCGAAAAAATTGGTTTTGGCCGATCTTCCTGATTGCAAGTGCAGTGATTCTAATTACCAGCCAACTGGGCCTGTTCAGTTACCATCTGAGCCTGTTGACCGTCTTCTTCACCCTGATCCTGGTCGCCTGCTTAGGAAGTAGTTTACGATACTTAAACATGTCCGGAATCGTCTTCTCAGTGGCGTTTCTCGCCATCATCTATGCCCGACCACTGGGCATTACACGGTTAGTGCCTTGGACGATTCTAGGCGCCGCCCTCCTGCTTAGTATTGGGCTCAGCATGTTGATTCGTCCCCGGTACTATCGTTATCATCGTAGCCATTATCACCATCATGAGCATCATCGAGACACCGAAGAGAACGTCGGGACCATCAATGACGACCACGTCAATCTGGATATCTCGCTGGGCAACAGTATCCGCTACATTCACAGCGAGCATTTCAAGTCAGCAACCTTAAACGTCTCAATGGCGGGTGCCAAAGTCTACTTCGATGATGTCAATATCCAAGACAACCAAGCCACAATTTCAGTCGATGTCTCACTAGGGAGTTTGGAACTCTACCTACCAAAAACTTGGCAAGTCCAAGAAGCTATCAGCAATTCAATGGGCCACGTCTCCACTGAAGGCACCCCCTTAACAGCTGGGCCAGGTGTGACAATCAATGGGAGCGTCTCGCTGGGTGAATTACGGATTATTTATATCTAG
- a CDS encoding LytTR family DNA-binding domain-containing protein produces MKVHLIHNSEIDAPRITLEIPDDYPDSDALVAALENLVSAVVTLTVSQRGQLIQLPVTDILFIEATGHQVAAHTRTGVYRVNHSLTAVGAKLPSEFMRVSKSAIVNTRQVYALTKTLTGNLIAFHDSPKQLYASRRYYSPLKYRLEQKGLL; encoded by the coding sequence ATGAAGGTGCATCTTATCCATAACTCAGAAATCGACGCGCCCAGGATCACGCTAGAAATTCCTGATGACTATCCTGATTCTGATGCGTTGGTGGCGGCATTAGAAAATCTAGTCTCGGCGGTGGTTACGTTAACCGTTTCACAACGTGGTCAGTTAATTCAACTGCCAGTCACCGACATTCTATTTATCGAAGCCACGGGTCACCAGGTCGCGGCGCATACGCGTACCGGTGTCTACCGCGTCAACCACTCCCTAACTGCAGTTGGTGCCAAATTGCCCAGTGAATTCATGCGAGTCTCAAAATCCGCCATCGTGAACACCCGCCAAGTTTATGCCCTAACGAAAACGTTGACTGGCAACCTGATTGCGTTTCACGATTCTCCCAAACAATTGTATGCCTCACGTCGATACTATTCCCCTCTGAAGTATCGGCTTGAACAGAAAGGACTGTTATAA
- the yidC gene encoding membrane protein insertase YidC, with translation MKSKKGLTLTVTLGTLALFLSGCVQTTKSGKPYGFVYDYLARPGQTVMEWLSQLFGNNYGWAIIGLTVIVRLVLLPMMINQQRKSTYQQEKMSAVRPQMTKIQERQKAAKTQEEKAAISNELMQLYRDNGISMTGGIGCLPLLIQLPIFSALYYAIRYSPELSKATFMGISLGKSSLILAILAFLSYLAQGYLSMIGLPEEQKKTMRLMLIMSPVMILFVSMSAPAGLGLYFFVGGLFACLQTLIINFFRPRIRREVEAELKKHPIKTPTPAASQPKPVKATESHPTNRPRNNNGGRGRNAGKQQRHRH, from the coding sequence GTGAAATCAAAAAAAGGCCTTACGCTCACGGTCACCTTGGGAACGCTCGCACTGTTCTTGAGTGGCTGTGTGCAAACGACCAAATCTGGTAAACCATACGGGTTTGTCTACGACTATTTAGCCAGACCTGGTCAAACGGTGATGGAATGGCTCTCACAATTATTTGGTAACAACTATGGCTGGGCCATCATCGGTTTGACTGTCATCGTGCGGTTAGTCCTACTGCCAATGATGATCAACCAACAACGTAAGTCGACGTACCAACAAGAAAAAATGTCGGCCGTTCGACCACAGATGACTAAGATTCAGGAACGGCAAAAAGCGGCGAAGACACAAGAAGAAAAAGCAGCCATCAGTAACGAATTGATGCAACTCTATCGTGACAATGGTATTAGCATGACGGGTGGGATTGGCTGCCTGCCCCTGCTGATTCAATTACCAATCTTCTCGGCGCTGTATTATGCCATCCGTTACTCACCTGAATTATCCAAAGCCACCTTCATGGGTATCTCACTAGGGAAATCTAGTTTGATCCTAGCGATTTTAGCCTTCTTGTCTTACCTGGCACAAGGTTACTTATCCATGATTGGCTTGCCAGAAGAACAAAAGAAAACGATGCGCTTGATGCTGATCATGAGTCCGGTCATGATTTTGTTCGTCTCCATGTCAGCACCCGCTGGATTGGGCTTGTACTTCTTCGTTGGTGGGTTGTTTGCTTGCTTGCAAACCTTGATTATCAACTTCTTCCGACCACGTATTCGCCGGGAAGTGGAAGCTGAACTCAAGAAACACCCAATCAAGACGCCGACGCCAGCTGCATCACAACCAAAGCCGGTCAAGGCCACGG
- the greA gene encoding transcription elongation factor GreA encodes MAEEKTYPMTEEGKVKLEKELEDLRINQRPEIINRIKIARSYGDLSENSEYESAKNEQSLLENRIKTVEHMLQYAEIIDSDKIDETEVSVGKIVTFKELPDEEPESYTIVGAAEADPMVGKISNDSPIAKGLIGHHVDEEVAINIPAGTMTVKILKVENA; translated from the coding sequence TTGGCTGAAGAAAAAACATATCCAATGACAGAAGAAGGGAAGGTCAAGCTTGAAAAGGAGCTTGAAGACCTTCGGATTAACCAACGTCCAGAAATTATCAACCGGATCAAGATTGCTCGGAGTTACGGCGACTTATCCGAAAATTCTGAATACGAATCTGCTAAGAATGAACAGAGTTTGTTAGAAAACCGGATCAAGACGGTTGAACACATGCTTCAATACGCCGAAATCATTGATAGCGATAAGATTGATGAAACTGAAGTCTCAGTTGGTAAGATTGTGACTTTCAAAGAATTGCCGGATGAAGAACCAGAATCATATACCATCGTGGGTGCCGCTGAAGCAGACCCAATGGTGGGTAAGATTTCAAACGACTCACCAATTGCCAAGGGTCTAATTGGTCACCACGTCGATGAAGAAGTGGCCATCAATATCCCTGCTGGTACGATGACGGTCAAGATTTTAAAAGTTGAAAACGCGTAA
- a CDS encoding TrmH family RNA methyltransferase: MEKINSLQNAHVKAWKKLQTKKGRKQQGQYLLDGWHLVNEAVKAHVAIQTLLITSKQLATEPDLTHFPAVIEISEEVAKHISATVTPQGVFAVATLPAVVEDLAQLDLTRPWLLLDNVQDPGNIGTMVRTADAAGFAGVAFGTGTVDIHQPKVERSMQGSQFHLQLISTDLTALVAQLQAQGAPVYGSELNPQAAQYLDVDAPAAFGLIMGNEGNGMSPELLAQTDQNLYIPIKGQAESLNVAVAAGILMFGLYR; this comes from the coding sequence ATGGAAAAAATAAATTCGTTACAAAACGCGCACGTCAAGGCGTGGAAAAAGTTACAGACGAAGAAGGGCCGCAAACAACAGGGCCAATATTTATTGGACGGCTGGCACTTAGTCAATGAAGCAGTCAAAGCACACGTGGCCATTCAAACATTGCTGATTACGAGCAAACAGTTGGCGACTGAGCCGGATTTGACCCACTTTCCGGCGGTAATCGAAATTTCAGAGGAAGTCGCCAAGCATATTAGTGCGACCGTTACCCCCCAAGGCGTCTTTGCCGTAGCGACTTTACCAGCAGTGGTTGAAGATTTGGCCCAACTTGATTTGACACGCCCGTGGTTATTGTTGGACAACGTGCAAGATCCTGGTAATATTGGAACAATGGTCCGGACAGCGGATGCCGCGGGTTTTGCTGGTGTCGCTTTTGGGACTGGGACGGTTGACATTCATCAACCGAAAGTCGAACGATCGATGCAGGGCAGCCAATTTCACTTGCAACTAATTAGCACGGATTTAACGGCGTTAGTCGCACAATTGCAGGCACAGGGCGCACCGGTCTACGGTTCGGAACTGAACCCACAAGCGGCGCAATACTTAGATGTCGATGCGCCAGCCGCCTTTGGCTTGATTATGGGCAACGAAGGTAATGGGATGAGTCCAGAATTGTTGGCACAAACAGACCAAAATTTATATATTCCAATCAAAGGACAAGCTGAGTCACTGAACGTTGCAGTAGCGGCGGGAATCTTGATGTTTGGTTTGTATCGCTGA
- a CDS encoding HesB/YadR/YfhF family protein, translating to MKITITDAASKWFHDDMGVTTGNGVRFYGKTYGKTAVHSGFSIGIMRDDEPHQPIAITEKDGVNYYVNDRDEWFFTGYDLTVDFDEANDGPKYEYTPNNE from the coding sequence ATGAAAATAACGATTACGGATGCAGCAAGCAAGTGGTTTCATGATGACATGGGTGTGACGACTGGAAACGGGGTCCGCTTCTATGGCAAAACTTATGGCAAAACGGCGGTTCACAGTGGTTTCTCCATTGGCATCATGCGCGACGATGAACCTCACCAACCGATTGCAATTACCGAAAAAGACGGTGTCAACTACTATGTCAATGACCGTGACGAGTGGTTCTTTACGGGCTATGATCTAACCGTCGACTTTGACGAAGCAAACGATGGTCCGAAATACGAATACACCCCTAACAATGAATAG
- the pheT gene encoding phenylalanine--tRNA ligase subunit beta — MRISTTWLRDYLKLDIPVDELAEKIERTAVEVDGVIRPSEGLKKVVVGHVLTCEPHPDSDHLHVCQVDVGEDDPLQIVCGAPNVAAGEKVIVALPNSWIGGHTKIKKSKMRGVPSNGMLCALDELGFDEKLVPKEVADGIFILPADATPGEPVFSYLGMDDEIIDMSVTPNRGDMLSMNGTAHELAAIYDQQPTMPTVDLHEDTAHPAADALQVRVDADEHDVPMYKMRLIQNVTIKPSPLWLQIRIWNAGMRPINNVVDATNYILMQYGQPLHAFDFDQLNNGHINVRLAKAGEHLTTLDGEDRELLPTDLLICSDDQPICLAGTMGGLDTEVTDQTTTIALEGAVFDAVKIRKTAHNHDLHSEASMRYERGIDHGMTATALDAAAAMIAELGDGTVASGMVIGRDEDVQPETVKIDLARINHVLGTELSLETVADIFKRLDFPTTVDGETFTVTIPSRRWDIHIPADLIEEVARLYGYDNLPATLPTGQPTIGKLNETQQVIRDSRKLMESAGLTQAISYSLTTEAKARAFALHASDVTKLDFPMSSERTTLRLSLVSGLLDDLAYNNARKEHNVALYEEGRVFYSQPEEVRPKEIEHIAGAITGSMVQKSWGVAEQPVDFFQIKGIVAGYLKSLALQDAVSYVATTDHPEMHPGRTADIYVGDQLVGFVGEVHPTTAKAYKIRETYVFELDLTALIALPKARQQYQPISKFPSITRDVAMLIDDDVTNAAVVALINKKGGAHLRQVQLFDVYHGSHVPAGKKSLAYTLTYQDQNATLVDDDVTTAFEKVLNALTDELGAEIR; from the coding sequence ATGAGAATTTCTACGACATGGTTACGCGATTATTTGAAGCTGGACATTCCAGTCGATGAATTAGCAGAAAAAATTGAACGGACGGCCGTTGAAGTTGACGGTGTGATTCGTCCGAGCGAAGGCTTGAAAAAAGTCGTGGTGGGGCATGTATTGACGTGTGAACCCCATCCAGACTCCGACCACCTGCACGTTTGTCAGGTTGACGTCGGTGAAGACGACCCCTTGCAAATCGTCTGTGGTGCACCCAACGTCGCTGCGGGTGAGAAGGTCATCGTTGCTTTACCTAATTCTTGGATCGGTGGCCACACCAAGATCAAGAAGAGCAAGATGCGCGGGGTACCGTCAAACGGGATGTTGTGCGCGTTAGACGAATTAGGCTTTGATGAAAAATTAGTGCCTAAGGAAGTCGCAGATGGTATCTTTATTTTGCCAGCTGATGCCACACCGGGTGAACCAGTCTTCTCATACCTGGGAATGGACGATGAGATCATCGATATGTCAGTGACGCCTAATCGCGGTGACATGCTGAGTATGAACGGGACGGCCCATGAACTGGCAGCGATTTACGACCAACAACCAACGATGCCAACGGTCGACTTGCATGAAGACACGGCTCATCCTGCCGCAGACGCATTGCAGGTTCGTGTTGATGCGGATGAACATGACGTGCCAATGTATAAGATGCGTCTGATTCAGAATGTCACGATCAAACCAAGTCCACTATGGCTTCAGATTCGCATCTGGAATGCTGGTATGCGGCCAATCAACAACGTGGTCGATGCCACCAACTACATTTTGATGCAATACGGTCAACCGCTACATGCCTTTGATTTTGACCAATTAAACAACGGTCACATCAACGTGCGGTTAGCCAAAGCCGGGGAACATTTGACGACCCTCGACGGCGAAGACCGCGAATTGTTGCCAACCGATTTATTGATTTGTAGTGACGACCAACCGATCTGTTTGGCAGGGACGATGGGTGGCTTGGATACCGAAGTAACGGATCAAACTACGACGATCGCCCTTGAAGGGGCCGTGTTTGATGCAGTTAAGATTCGTAAAACTGCGCATAACCACGACTTGCATAGTGAAGCCTCAATGCGGTATGAACGCGGCATTGACCACGGTATGACTGCGACGGCCTTGGATGCCGCCGCTGCGATGATTGCTGAATTAGGCGACGGAACGGTTGCTAGTGGCATGGTGATTGGACGCGATGAAGACGTTCAACCTGAAACGGTCAAAATTGATTTGGCTCGTATCAACCATGTTTTAGGTACTGAGTTGTCCCTCGAAACGGTTGCTGACATTTTCAAACGCCTCGATTTCCCAACGACCGTGGACGGCGAGACCTTCACGGTGACGATTCCTTCACGGCGGTGGGATATTCATATTCCAGCTGACTTGATTGAAGAAGTCGCTCGGCTTTATGGTTATGATAACTTGCCAGCCACCTTACCAACTGGCCAACCAACAATTGGTAAACTCAATGAGACTCAACAAGTGATTCGGGATTCACGCAAGTTAATGGAAAGTGCCGGCTTGACGCAAGCCATCAGTTATTCACTGACGACTGAAGCCAAAGCGCGTGCCTTTGCGTTACATGCTAGTGATGTGACCAAGCTGGACTTCCCAATGAGTTCAGAACGTACGACGCTGCGGTTAAGCCTGGTTTCTGGCTTGTTAGATGACTTAGCTTACAACAATGCTCGTAAAGAACATAATGTGGCGTTATACGAAGAAGGACGCGTCTTCTACAGCCAACCTGAGGAAGTCCGGCCTAAGGAAATTGAGCATATTGCTGGTGCCATTACTGGTTCAATGGTTCAAAAGAGCTGGGGCGTGGCCGAACAGCCCGTTGATTTCTTCCAAATTAAAGGTATCGTGGCAGGCTACTTGAAGTCATTAGCCTTACAAGATGCTGTGAGTTACGTCGCAACGACTGACCATCCAGAGATGCACCCTGGTCGGACCGCTGACATCTATGTTGGTGATCAATTGGTTGGGTTCGTTGGCGAAGTTCACCCAACGACGGCTAAGGCTTACAAGATTCGTGAAACGTACGTCTTTGAATTGGATTTGACGGCGCTGATTGCCTTACCAAAGGCGCGGCAACAATATCAACCAATTTCGAAGTTCCCAAGTATCACGCGTGACGTGGCGATGTTGATCGATGATGATGTCACCAACGCTGCGGTAGTTGCCTTGATCAACAAGAAGGGCGGCGCACACTTGCGGCAAGTACAGCTGTTTGATGTTTATCATGGCAGCCACGTACCAGCGGGCAAGAAGTCGTTGGCCTACACGTTGACGTATCAAGACCAGAATGCCACTTTGGTCGATGATGACGTCACGACTGCTTTTGAAAAAGTGCTGAATGCACTGACAGATGAACTCGGTGCCGAGATTCGTTAG
- a CDS encoding winged helix-turn-helix transcriptional regulator has protein sequence MSEMLADTVTESNVDFELCPKFEKTFSILGKKWNGLIIDVLLEDGPQRFKNLARRIPKCSDRVLVVRLKELEENGIVSRVTHCDSALIEYRLTTKGQDLRQVMDTVHDWSDKWFSPAES, from the coding sequence ATGTCAGAAATGCTAGCTGACACGGTAACAGAATCCAACGTGGATTTTGAGCTGTGTCCAAAATTTGAAAAGACGTTTTCAATTCTAGGTAAGAAGTGGAATGGACTGATTATCGACGTTTTACTTGAGGATGGGCCGCAACGGTTTAAGAACCTGGCACGGCGGATTCCTAAGTGCAGCGATCGGGTCTTGGTCGTTCGCTTAAAGGAATTGGAAGAAAACGGCATTGTTAGTCGGGTCACACATTGTGATTCGGCACTGATCGAGTACCGTTTGACCACTAAGGGTCAGGATTTACGGCAAGTGATGGATACGGTTCATGACTGGTCGGATAAGTGGTTTAGTCCAGCTGAATCCTAA
- a CDS encoding acylphosphatase, translating to MRAVTLKATGRVQGVGFRWATKVAADKCGVNGIVRNLMDGSVFIEAEGEDQRVQVFIDVVRQSPTDFGKVKHLEVHEVEPQNYHDFRITN from the coding sequence ATGCGTGCAGTCACGTTAAAAGCAACCGGTCGCGTTCAGGGCGTCGGCTTTCGGTGGGCAACCAAGGTCGCAGCGGATAAATGCGGCGTCAATGGTATTGTTCGCAATCTGATGGACGGCTCCGTGTTCATTGAAGCAGAAGGTGAAGACCAGCGCGTGCAAGTCTTTATTGACGTTGTCCGCCAGTCGCCCACTGATTTTGGCAAAGTTAAGCACCTCGAAGTCCATGAAGTCGAGCCACAAAACTACCACGATTTTCGGATAACCAATTGA
- a CDS encoding phenylalanine--tRNA ligase subunit alpha, whose translation MSLQDRLTELRDQGLADIKSADVLKKVNQVKVDLLGKKGPITEVLRGMRDLSPEERPKVGAYANQVRDRLQAAIDERREELEQAAVNKQLAAEKLDVTLPGREVPQGQPHVITQIITQLEDLFMGMGYQIVDGDEVEEDYYNFERLNLPKDHPARDMQDTFYITKDVLLRTQTSADQPRSLENHDFSKGPLKVLSPGRVYRRDTDDATHSHQFHQIEGLVVDKHITMADLKGTLILVAKTLFGDQFDVRLRPSFFPFTEPSVEADVTCFNCNGKGCAICKQTGWIEVLGAGMVHPHVLEMSGIDPEEYGGFAFGLGPDRFAMLKYGVDDIRNFYLNDVRFLSQFYKKG comes from the coding sequence ATGAGTTTACAAGATCGATTAACCGAATTACGCGATCAAGGCTTGGCCGATATTAAATCAGCTGATGTTTTGAAGAAGGTTAACCAAGTTAAAGTTGATTTGCTTGGAAAAAAAGGACCGATTACGGAAGTTTTGCGTGGGATGCGCGACTTGAGTCCAGAAGAACGGCCTAAGGTTGGGGCCTATGCCAACCAAGTTCGTGACCGTCTGCAGGCTGCAATTGACGAGCGGCGAGAAGAACTTGAACAAGCAGCAGTCAATAAACAATTGGCCGCTGAAAAGTTGGATGTGACCTTGCCAGGTCGTGAAGTCCCACAAGGACAACCACACGTGATTACGCAAATTATCACCCAATTGGAAGACCTGTTCATGGGAATGGGTTACCAAATCGTTGATGGTGATGAAGTTGAAGAGGATTACTATAACTTCGAACGCTTGAATTTACCAAAGGACCATCCCGCACGTGATATGCAGGATACCTTTTACATTACCAAGGACGTGCTCTTGCGGACGCAAACTTCTGCGGACCAACCACGTTCACTTGAAAATCATGATTTCTCAAAGGGCCCATTAAAAGTGCTCTCACCAGGCCGCGTTTATCGGCGTGACACGGATGATGCGACCCATTCCCATCAATTCCATCAGATTGAAGGGCTAGTAGTCGATAAACATATCACGATGGCTGACTTGAAAGGTACCTTGATTTTAGTAGCCAAAACGTTGTTTGGTGACCAGTTTGATGTACGGCTGCGGCCAAGCTTCTTCCCATTCACGGAACCGTCCGTTGAAGCTGATGTGACCTGCTTCAACTGTAACGGCAAGGGCTGTGCCATCTGTAAGCAAACGGGTTGGATCGAAGTCTTAGGCGCAGGAATGGTGCATCCCCACGTGTTAGAAATGTCTGGGATTGATCCTGAAGAATACGGTGGCTTTGCCTTTGGTCTCGGACCAGACCGGTTTGCAATGCTGAAGTACGGTGTTGACGATATCCGCAATTTCTATCTCAATGATGTGCGGTTCTTGTCACAGTTCTATAAGAAAGGTTAG
- a CDS encoding HD domain-containing protein, with protein sequence MKTNNAWQQDSEYVAIVEDLLAQPAVQRLAEFTQHHHSNRLDHSIAVSYDSYVLAKKWHLNTTAVARGGLLHDLFYYDWRETKFDLGSHAFIHPRVALRNAEKLTKLTPMEKDIILKHMFGATLAMPKYRESLLVSLVDDYEAEHEFFGPLRMKVAKQLDRFRGKVSAG encoded by the coding sequence ATGAAAACTAATAATGCGTGGCAACAAGATTCCGAATACGTGGCAATTGTCGAAGATTTATTAGCACAGCCAGCTGTTCAGCGGTTAGCTGAATTCACACAACACCACCATTCGAATCGATTGGATCATTCGATTGCAGTTTCATATGATAGTTATGTTTTAGCGAAGAAATGGCATCTTAATACGACGGCAGTGGCGCGTGGTGGATTATTGCATGATTTGTTTTATTATGACTGGCGTGAAACCAAGTTTGATCTCGGATCACACGCATTCATCCATCCACGGGTTGCGTTACGTAACGCCGAAAAGTTGACGAAATTGACGCCAATGGAAAAGGATATCATTTTGAAGCATATGTTCGGCGCAACGTTAGCGATGCCGAAATATCGGGAAAGTTTGCTCGTCTCTTTGGTTGATGATTATGAAGCAGAACATGAATTTTTTGGACCATTACGTATGAAGGTGGCCAAACAACTAGATCGGTTCCGAGGCAAGGTCTCCGCCGGTTAA
- the udk gene encoding uridine kinase, which yields MTENKHRRPVVIGVTGGSGSGKTTVSNAIYNQLSGQSLLILQQDSYYNDQSEMTMAERHAVNYDHPLAFDTDLMIKQIKQLLDYQPIEKPVYDYEQYTRSAKTIHQEPRDVIIVEGVLILDDQRLRDLMDIKVFVDTDDDIRIIRRIQRDIKERGRTLDSVINQYLATVKPMYHQFVEPTKRYADLIVPEGGENEVAIDLLTTKVRSIL from the coding sequence ATGACGGAAAATAAACATCGCCGCCCCGTAGTCATCGGGGTAACGGGTGGTTCAGGTAGTGGCAAAACGACGGTTAGTAATGCAATCTACAATCAATTATCTGGTCAATCATTGCTGATTTTACAGCAAGATTCATACTACAATGACCAGAGTGAGATGACGATGGCCGAGCGCCACGCTGTCAACTACGACCATCCCTTGGCCTTTGACACTGATTTGATGATTAAGCAAATCAAACAGTTACTAGACTATCAACCGATTGAAAAGCCGGTTTATGATTATGAACAATACACGCGGAGCGCGAAGACGATTCATCAAGAACCGCGTGATGTGATTATCGTGGAAGGCGTGCTGATTTTAGATGACCAACGTCTCCGTGATTTGATGGATATTAAGGTGTTCGTTGATACCGACGATGATATTCGAATCATTCGTCGGATCCAGCGCGATATCAAGGAACGTGGCCGAACCCTTGATTCAGTCATCAATCAGTATCTAGCAACGGTCAAACCAATGTATCATCAGTTTGTGGAGCCAACTAAGCGTTACGCAGACTTAATTGTCCCTGAAGGCGGGGAAAATGAAGTCGCGATTGACTTGCTGACGACTAAGGTCCGTTCTATTTTATAA